A region from the Linepithema humile isolate Giens D197 chromosome 1, Lhum_UNIL_v1.0, whole genome shotgun sequence genome encodes:
- the LOC136997407 gene encoding uncharacterized protein, protein MRAVRLFLTACAARALHFIVFCSFTQTTCTFFFTFLFQVFFDFFFAMPKHKAKKKYSRHSREKRSRDSYDRGRDIHKFSRSRSRVHSPAHGSRYRRRQAHSSADSRSSRDTSIGRSRSRDGLYEMLDHIRALVSSREGNHNLNFRRTKEVRSPLHDATQVEEDSASVLVDSLTSPQSIKGPTVIINDRGVVPGMSSCLVAEVRDEDVPSAHSGSFIAPPTVESAEPPLLTIDSEAQTLAKELFGEVNAPTIPSTWNQTVLNSIQSDSRTGLSQDIRAHLLSKYEVKEALANLIPPRLNKKLAAVLTPSVVKRDEYQFLAQTQVSACLNAFGSGVSILLQPEIAEGLNSALRSALTFFSEGIHLLADNQISLRRSKPLRLARKQGARYQNLYLRWERNHYNPFASIHNSESSLTIQKHANRETRGLLLAHMRLAGQEIAFPRAAPIEPSLDLGQVAAPKRDCLVREAIQGYRIPFILPPPARFSLAEPKFSPADATLCDREIERLRSKGAVAPVEPHVFQFLSPFFLIDKSSGGKRFILNLRDLNKYIVPPHFKLEDWRTVIRLMLPGFHMATLDLEDAYLLVPIYENHRRFLRFQWRNVTYEFSALPFGLSTAPYIFTKILRPVVTFLRNQGYQSVVYLDDFLLLGSSADECRANILASVNLLQSLGFVINFSKFYLDPSPRYVAFEKWLALSDHSSPEIFSDASLNGWGATCGDLRTHGWWSESDQVHHINALELKAAFHGLRCFAADLRDCDILLRVDNTTALAYINKFGSIQFPHLSAIAKEIWQWCEDRNIFIFASYIASIENSIADTESRIADPDTEWSLSEGAFQEVLKTFGPFNVDLFASLINNKCDSYVSWFPDPGSIAVDAFTLSWRDFSFYAFPPFILLPRVLRKIVEDEATGTDPTSIVENVFPGGREIIREAFKERLVPPGAIPALLASLSEATIKQYSYPLRIWWNFCQRHQTPLFSPSVSQMLEFLAHELPHISSFSSLNTMRSAVSLISNNEIGNHPMVRRFCKGVAVLKPPRPRYDYVWDPAPVLSKLALIYPYESLSLEIITKKLALLIALGSGHRAQTFASIRLSQVSLKEKLIIRIPDRIKTSAPERYQPLLCFARFQDHDNLCIVLLMEHYIDRTRGLRSPSCDSLFISYRKPFKAVSSQTISRWIKQILEECGVNTAVFSAHSTRHAATSRAADKGVTLDIIKRAAGWTGESRVFANFYNRPIVNPEDFSNTVLSQ, encoded by the exons ATGCGCGCGGTTCGTCTTTTCCTCACTGCTTGCGCTGCGCGCGCCCTCCACTTCATTGTGTTCTGTTCGTTCACCCAGACAACGTGTACTTTTTTCTTCACCTTCctttttcaagtattttttgACTTCTTCTTCGCTATGCCAAAACAtaaggcaaaaaaaaaatattcgcgaCATTCACGCGAGAAAAGATCCCGGGATTCGTACGATCGAGGGCGAGATATTCACAAATTCTCGCGTTCCCGATCGCGCGTTCACTCGCCGGCCCATGGATCAAGATATCGACGGCGTCAGGCTCACTCTTCGGCGGATTCAAGATCCTCGAGGGACACATCCATCGGAAGATCGAGGTCGAGAGACGGGCTCTACGAGATGCTCGATCATATTCGAGCGCTCGTTTCCAGTAGAGAGGGTAATCATAACCTAAATTTTCGTCGAACCAAGGAGGTTAGATCGCCTTTGCACGACGCCACGCAGGTAGAGGAGGATTCGGCCTCAGTCTTGGTCGACTCTCTGACCTCACCTCAGAGCATTAAAGGACCGACGGTCATAATAAATGACCGGGGCGTTGTACCAGGTATGTCCTCTTGTT tgGTGGCGGAGGTCAGAGATGAGGATGTGCCGTCCGCCCACAGCGGGTCCTTCATCGCTCCTCCTACCGTTGAGAGCGCAGAACCCCCCCTCTTGACTATCGACTCTGAGGCGCAGACCCTGGCCAAAGAACTATTCGGTGAGGTTAACGCACCAACGATACCCTCTACCTGGAACCAAACGGTTCTGAATTCGATCCAGTCCGACTCCCGCACAGGTCTGAGTCAGGATATTCGCGCCcatcttttatcaaaatacgAGGTAAAAGAGGCGCTAGCGAACTTGATTCCACCAAGGCTTAACAAGAAATTGGCCGCTGTACTGACCCCATCTGTTGTCAAGCGAGACGAATATCAGTTCCTGGCACAAACACAAGTCAGTGCTTGCCTTAATGCTTTTGGTTCAGGAGTATCCATCCTGCTACAACCTGAGATAGCGGAGGGTCTCAACAGTGCCTTACGATCAGCTCTGACGTTCTTTTCGGAGGGAATTCATTTGCTCGCTGACAATCA AATTTCGCTGAGACGCTCAAAGCCGCTCAGGCTTGCGAGAAAACAGGGCGCGAGGTATCAAAATCTCTACCTCAGATGGGAAAGAAATCATTACAACCCGTTCGCCAGTATTCACAACAGCGAAAGCAGCCTTACAATTCAAAAGCACGCCAATCGGGAAACCAGAGGACTCCTGCTCGCTCATATGCGGCTCGCCGGACAGGAGATCGCCTTCCCAAGAGCCGCTCCTATCGAGCCCAGTCTCGATCTCGGGCAGGTCGCCGCCCCTAAACGAG ATTGTTTGGTGCGGGAAGCGATACAAGGTTACCGTATTCCCTTTATCTTGCCGCCCCCTGCGAGGTTCTCCCTCGCCGAGCCAAAATTTTCTCCAGCGGATGCGACACTTTGCGACAGAGAGATAGAACGTTTACGAAGCAAGGGAGCCGTTGCCCCAGTAGAACCTCACGTGTTTCAATTCTTATCACCATTTTTTCTTATCGATAAATCGTCAGGCGGAAAacgctttattttaaatctacgggatttaaacaaatatattgtacCTCCTCATTTCAAATTAGAGGATTGGCGAACAGTCATTCGTCTCATGCTCCCAGGTTTTCACATGGCTACCCTTGACCTCGAGGACGCTTATCTTTTAGTCCCAATATACGAGAATCATCGAAGGTTTTTACGTTTTCAGTGGCGTAACGTGACGTATGAATTTTCAGCATTGCCGTTCGGACTCTCCACGGCCCCATATATTTTCACGAAGATCCTTCGACCGGTGGTCACTTTTCTTCGTAATCAGGGCTACCAATCGGTTGTGTACCTCGATGACTTCCTCCTTTTGGGATCCTCCGCAGATGAGTGCAGAGCTAATATACTTGCATCTGTGAATCTTCTACAATCCTTGGGCTTCgtaataaacttttcaaaattttatttagatccATCACCTAGAT ATGTCGCATTCGAGAAATGGCTAGCTTTATCGGATCACTCATCTCC GGAAATCTTCTCCGATGCCTCTTTAAACGGTTGGGGCGCAACTTGTGGAGACTTACGCACACATGGATGGTGGTCCGAGTCGGATCAAGTCCATCACATAAACGCCTTGGAGCTTAAAGCAGCTTTTCACGGCCTGCGATGTTTCGCGGCCGACCTTCGCGACTGCGACATTTTACTCCGCGTTGATAACACAACGGCCCTAGCCTACATTAACAAATTTGGTTCTATCCAATTCCCCCACCTTTCAGCTATCGCCAAGGAAATTTGGCAATGGTGTGAGGAccggaatatatttatttttgcctcCTATATAGCTTCCATTGAAAATTCTATCGCGGATACGGAATCTCGAATCGCGGATCCTGATACAGAGTGGTCTCTCTCTGAGGGAGCTTTTCAGGAGGTGCTCAAGACTTTCGGGCCTTTTAATGTGGATCTATTTGCATCTTTAATCAACAATAAGTGCGATTCTTACGTATCCTGGTTCCCGGATCCGGGTTCGATCGCCGTAGACGCCTTTACTCTCTCATGGAGAGACTTCTCCTTTTATGCTTTTCCACCTTTTATTCTTCTGCCACGAGTCTTAAGGAAGATAGTGGAGGATGAAGCAACGGGTACT GACCCAACATCCATCGTGGAGAACGTTTTCCCTGGGGGTCGGGAAATTATCCGGGAGGCCTTTAAGGAACGTTTAGTACCACCGGGGGCAATTCCAGCTTTACTAGCCTCCTTATCTGAAGCAACAATTAAACAATACTCCTACCCTCTGCGGATCTGGTGGAATTTCTGCCAACGTCACCAAACGCCTCTCTTTTCTCCGTCGGTGTCGCAAATGCTGGAGTTTTTGGCTCACGAGCTGCCTCACATCTCCTCCTTTTCCAGTTTGAATACTATGAGATCAGCAGTCTCGTTGATTTCCAACAATGAGATCGGTAACCATCCTATGGTTAGAAGATTCTGCAAGGGCGTTGCGGTGCTCAAGCCGCCTCGTCCGCGGTATGACTACGTTTGGGACCCGGCACCAGTACTATCGAAACTTGCCTTGATCTACCCATACGAATCTCTCTCATTGGAGATTATCACCAAGAAACTGGCTCTTCTCATCGCCTTAGGCTCGGGCCATCGAGCTCAAACCTTCGCCTCAATAAGACTTTCTCAAGTCTCCCTCAAGGAGAAGCTAATTATTCGTATTCCCGACCGTATTAAAACTTCAGCGCCGGAACGTTACCAACCACTTCTCTGCTTTGCACGTTTTCAGGATCATGACAATCTCTGCATAGTTCTGCTGATGGAACACTACATTGACAGAACTAGAGGATTACGTTCACCATCGTGTGACTCGCTTTTCATCTCTTATCGCAAACCGTTTAAGGCGGTATCCTCCCAAACTATCTCCCGCTGGATTAAACAGATACTAGAGGAATGTGGCGTCAACACCGCCGTGTTTTCGGCACATAGTACTAGACACGCTGCGACGTCGCGTGCAGCGGATAAAGGTGTCACCCTTGACATTATCAAGCGGGCCGCAGGTTGGACCGGGGAGTCACGAGTCTTCGCCAATTTTTACAACAGACCGATTGTCAATCCCGAGGATTTTAGCAATACGGTTCTTTCACAATAA